The following proteins are co-located in the Gossypium hirsutum isolate 1008001.06 chromosome A02, Gossypium_hirsutum_v2.1, whole genome shotgun sequence genome:
- the LOC107951164 gene encoding uncharacterized protein isoform X9 — protein MKRLRECIEEVTKFSLQSHINKSLNFELQLSPEFCSNLLLDSDPIDSNPDISKGVPSYPLYKHLALALNQSIVSGFICCRQGNSALMRDEISSEQKEKWNKLVSTKGLELINIMNTIDFELHVQEPFFSMSRDGFKTIEGWCAVGKYNNIEPGSMILLNKCLVLEVQDVRHYATFSKMLEAESISQVLPGVNSTEEAGLQTYRKFYTEEEERSNGVIAICVSNLVVQPAISLASILSVKGSTLTHGARALAKHVNQSSNKYWGNLNGSGELLVLKDFFPSILFIYLFLCVYCATTPTLKLYKGRVS, from the exons ATGAAGAGATTAAGGGAATGCATAGAAGAAGTAACGAAGTTCAGTCTTCAATCTCACATTAACAAATCCCTCAATTTTGAACTTCAACTCTCCCCTGAGTTCTGCTCCAACCTCCTCCTCGATTCCGACCCCATCGATTCCAATCCAG ATATTTCAAAAGGAGTTCCTTCATATCCTTTATACAAGCATTTGGCATTGGCTTTGAACCAATCCATAGTTTCCGGCTTCATTTGCTGTAGACAAGGCAATTCAGCATTGATGCGCGATGAGATTTCTTCTGAACAGAAAGAAAAGTGGAATAAGTTGGTTTCAACTAAAGGACTTGAATTGATAAAT ATTATGAATACCATAGACTTCGAACTTCATGTTCAGGAGCCCTTCTTTTCAATGTCAAGAg ATGGCTTTAAGACAATTGAAGGATGGTGTGCTGTTGGCAAATACAATAA tattgaACCAGGTTCTATGATCCTTTTGAATAAATGTCTGGTGCTTGAAGTTCAG GATGTTCGTCATTATGCTACATTTTCTAAGATGTTAGAGGCTGAAAGCATTTCTCAAGTCCTTCCTGGAGTTAACTCCACTGAAGAAG cAGGTTTGCAAACATATAGGAAATTTTATACAGAGGAGGAGGAAAGGTCTAATGGAGTCATTGCTATCTGTGTTTCTAATTTGGTGGTTCAGCCTGCTATCTCATTGGCTAGCATACTATCT GTCAAAGGCAGTACCCTAACTCACGGAGCTAGGGCTTTGGCTAAGCACGTCAACCAAAGTAGCAATAAGTACTGGGGTAATTTAAATGGAAGTGGTGAGTTATTGGTGCTTAAAGATTTTTTCccctctattttatttatttatttattcttgtgTGTGTATTGTGCAACGACACCGACTTTAAAATTGTATAAAGGTAGagtttcatga
- the LOC107951164 gene encoding uncharacterized protein isoform X7, whose amino-acid sequence MKRLRECIEEVTKFSLQSHINKSLNFELQLSPEFCSNLLLDSDPIDSNPDISKGVPSYPLYKHLALALNQSIVSGFICCRQGNSALMRDEISSEQKEKWNKLVSTKGLELINIMNTIDFELHVQEPFFSMSRDGFKTIEGWCAVGKYNNIEPGSMILLNKCLVLEVQDVRHYATFSKMLEAESISQVLPGVNSTEEAGLQTYRKFYTEEEERSNGVIAICVSNLVVQPAISLASILSELSYEGVQSLLGLAHTTGTISDALPPPKSTLLSSFMLPYNPDVKGSTLTHGARALAKHVNQSSNKYWGNLNGSVPSFQIQIKINSQWELLWI is encoded by the exons ATGAAGAGATTAAGGGAATGCATAGAAGAAGTAACGAAGTTCAGTCTTCAATCTCACATTAACAAATCCCTCAATTTTGAACTTCAACTCTCCCCTGAGTTCTGCTCCAACCTCCTCCTCGATTCCGACCCCATCGATTCCAATCCAG ATATTTCAAAAGGAGTTCCTTCATATCCTTTATACAAGCATTTGGCATTGGCTTTGAACCAATCCATAGTTTCCGGCTTCATTTGCTGTAGACAAGGCAATTCAGCATTGATGCGCGATGAGATTTCTTCTGAACAGAAAGAAAAGTGGAATAAGTTGGTTTCAACTAAAGGACTTGAATTGATAAAT ATTATGAATACCATAGACTTCGAACTTCATGTTCAGGAGCCCTTCTTTTCAATGTCAAGAg ATGGCTTTAAGACAATTGAAGGATGGTGTGCTGTTGGCAAATACAATAA tattgaACCAGGTTCTATGATCCTTTTGAATAAATGTCTGGTGCTTGAAGTTCAG GATGTTCGTCATTATGCTACATTTTCTAAGATGTTAGAGGCTGAAAGCATTTCTCAAGTCCTTCCTGGAGTTAACTCCACTGAAGAAG cAGGTTTGCAAACATATAGGAAATTTTATACAGAGGAGGAGGAAAGGTCTAATGGAGTCATTGCTATCTGTGTTTCTAATTTGGTGGTTCAGCCTGCTATCTCATTGGCTAGCATACTATCT GAACTGAGTTATGAAGGTGTTCAAAGTCTTTTGGGTCTTGCACATACTACTGGAACAATTAGTGATGCACTCCCCCCACCAAAATCAACACTTCTCTCATCATTCATGTTGCCATATAATCCAGAT GTCAAAGGCAGTACCCTAACTCACGGAGCTAGGGCTTTGGCTAAGCACGTCAACCAAAGTAGCAATAAGTACTGGGGTAATTTAAATGGAAGTG TTCCATCTTTCcagattcaaataaaaataaactcgCAATGGGAGTTATTGTGGATTTGA
- the LOC107951164 gene encoding uncharacterized protein isoform X1, with protein sequence MKRLRECIEEVTKFSLQSHINKSLNFELQLSPEFCSNLLLDSDPIDSNPDISKGVPSYPLYKHLALALNQSIVSGFICCRQGNSALMRDEISSEQKEKWNKLVSTKGLELINIMNTIDFELHVQEPFFSMSRDGFKTIEGWCAVGKYNNIEPGSMILLNKCLVLEVQDVRHYATFSKMLEAESISQVLPGVNSTEEAGLQTYRKFYTEEEERSNGVIAICVSNLVVQPAISLASILSELSYEGVQSLLGLAHTTGTISDALPPPKSTLLSSFMLPYNPDVKGSTLTHGARALAKHVNQSSNKYWGNLNGSDSNKNKLAMGVIVDLIINSCWLNMYTFQPHGDVFEIRVAEGYGARWSKDGYKFIGFLEPYMDDGHLKGWKH encoded by the exons ATGAAGAGATTAAGGGAATGCATAGAAGAAGTAACGAAGTTCAGTCTTCAATCTCACATTAACAAATCCCTCAATTTTGAACTTCAACTCTCCCCTGAGTTCTGCTCCAACCTCCTCCTCGATTCCGACCCCATCGATTCCAATCCAG ATATTTCAAAAGGAGTTCCTTCATATCCTTTATACAAGCATTTGGCATTGGCTTTGAACCAATCCATAGTTTCCGGCTTCATTTGCTGTAGACAAGGCAATTCAGCATTGATGCGCGATGAGATTTCTTCTGAACAGAAAGAAAAGTGGAATAAGTTGGTTTCAACTAAAGGACTTGAATTGATAAAT ATTATGAATACCATAGACTTCGAACTTCATGTTCAGGAGCCCTTCTTTTCAATGTCAAGAg ATGGCTTTAAGACAATTGAAGGATGGTGTGCTGTTGGCAAATACAATAA tattgaACCAGGTTCTATGATCCTTTTGAATAAATGTCTGGTGCTTGAAGTTCAG GATGTTCGTCATTATGCTACATTTTCTAAGATGTTAGAGGCTGAAAGCATTTCTCAAGTCCTTCCTGGAGTTAACTCCACTGAAGAAG cAGGTTTGCAAACATATAGGAAATTTTATACAGAGGAGGAGGAAAGGTCTAATGGAGTCATTGCTATCTGTGTTTCTAATTTGGTGGTTCAGCCTGCTATCTCATTGGCTAGCATACTATCT GAACTGAGTTATGAAGGTGTTCAAAGTCTTTTGGGTCTTGCACATACTACTGGAACAATTAGTGATGCACTCCCCCCACCAAAATCAACACTTCTCTCATCATTCATGTTGCCATATAATCCAGAT GTCAAAGGCAGTACCCTAACTCACGGAGCTAGGGCTTTGGCTAAGCACGTCAACCAAAGTAGCAATAAGTACTGGGGTAATTTAAATGGAAGTG attcaaataaaaataaactcgCAATGGGAGTTATTGTGGATTTGATCATTAATTCTTGCTGgttgaatatgtatacttttcaACCCCATGGTGATGTCTTTGAGATAAGGGTTGCTGAAGGTTACGGTGCACGCTGGTCAAAGGACGGTTATAAG TTCATTGGATTTCTAGAACCGTACATGGATGATGGTCACTTAAAGGGATGGAAACATTGA
- the LOC107951164 gene encoding uncharacterized protein isoform X2 has translation MKRLRECIEEVTKFSLQSHINKSLNFELQLSPEFCSNLLLDSDPIDSNPDISKGVPSYPLYKHLALALNQSIVSGFICCRQGNSALMRDEISSEQKEKWNKLVSTKGLELINIMNTIDFELHVQEPFFSMSRDGFKTIEGWCAVGKYNNIEPGSMILLNKCLVLEVQDVRHYATFSKMLEAESISQVLPGVNSTEEGLQTYRKFYTEEEERSNGVIAICVSNLVVQPAISLASILSELSYEGVQSLLGLAHTTGTISDALPPPKSTLLSSFMLPYNPDVKGSTLTHGARALAKHVNQSSNKYWGNLNGSDSNKNKLAMGVIVDLIINSCWLNMYTFQPHGDVFEIRVAEGYGARWSKDGYKFIGFLEPYMDDGHLKGWKH, from the exons ATGAAGAGATTAAGGGAATGCATAGAAGAAGTAACGAAGTTCAGTCTTCAATCTCACATTAACAAATCCCTCAATTTTGAACTTCAACTCTCCCCTGAGTTCTGCTCCAACCTCCTCCTCGATTCCGACCCCATCGATTCCAATCCAG ATATTTCAAAAGGAGTTCCTTCATATCCTTTATACAAGCATTTGGCATTGGCTTTGAACCAATCCATAGTTTCCGGCTTCATTTGCTGTAGACAAGGCAATTCAGCATTGATGCGCGATGAGATTTCTTCTGAACAGAAAGAAAAGTGGAATAAGTTGGTTTCAACTAAAGGACTTGAATTGATAAAT ATTATGAATACCATAGACTTCGAACTTCATGTTCAGGAGCCCTTCTTTTCAATGTCAAGAg ATGGCTTTAAGACAATTGAAGGATGGTGTGCTGTTGGCAAATACAATAA tattgaACCAGGTTCTATGATCCTTTTGAATAAATGTCTGGTGCTTGAAGTTCAG GATGTTCGTCATTATGCTACATTTTCTAAGATGTTAGAGGCTGAAAGCATTTCTCAAGTCCTTCCTGGAGTTAACTCCACTGAAGAAG GTTTGCAAACATATAGGAAATTTTATACAGAGGAGGAGGAAAGGTCTAATGGAGTCATTGCTATCTGTGTTTCTAATTTGGTGGTTCAGCCTGCTATCTCATTGGCTAGCATACTATCT GAACTGAGTTATGAAGGTGTTCAAAGTCTTTTGGGTCTTGCACATACTACTGGAACAATTAGTGATGCACTCCCCCCACCAAAATCAACACTTCTCTCATCATTCATGTTGCCATATAATCCAGAT GTCAAAGGCAGTACCCTAACTCACGGAGCTAGGGCTTTGGCTAAGCACGTCAACCAAAGTAGCAATAAGTACTGGGGTAATTTAAATGGAAGTG attcaaataaaaataaactcgCAATGGGAGTTATTGTGGATTTGATCATTAATTCTTGCTGgttgaatatgtatacttttcaACCCCATGGTGATGTCTTTGAGATAAGGGTTGCTGAAGGTTACGGTGCACGCTGGTCAAAGGACGGTTATAAG TTCATTGGATTTCTAGAACCGTACATGGATGATGGTCACTTAAAGGGATGGAAACATTGA
- the LOC107951164 gene encoding uncharacterized protein isoform X4, whose translation MKRLRECIEEVTKFSLQSHINKSLNFELQLSPEFCSNLLLDSDPIDSNPDISKGVPSYPLYKHLALALNQSIVSGFICCRQGNSALMRDEISSEQKEKWNKLVSTKGLELINIMNTIDFELHVQEPFFSMSRGSMILLNKCLVLEVQDVRHYATFSKMLEAESISQVLPGVNSTEEGLQTYRKFYTEEEERSNGVIAICVSNLVVQPAISLASILSELSYEGVQSLLGLAHTTGTISDALPPPKSTLLSSFMLPYNPDVKGSTLTHGARALAKHVNQSSNKYWGNLNGSDSNKNKLAMGVIVDLIINSCWLNMYTFQPHGDVFEIRVAEGYGARWSKDGYKFIGFLEPYMDDGHLKGWKH comes from the exons ATGAAGAGATTAAGGGAATGCATAGAAGAAGTAACGAAGTTCAGTCTTCAATCTCACATTAACAAATCCCTCAATTTTGAACTTCAACTCTCCCCTGAGTTCTGCTCCAACCTCCTCCTCGATTCCGACCCCATCGATTCCAATCCAG ATATTTCAAAAGGAGTTCCTTCATATCCTTTATACAAGCATTTGGCATTGGCTTTGAACCAATCCATAGTTTCCGGCTTCATTTGCTGTAGACAAGGCAATTCAGCATTGATGCGCGATGAGATTTCTTCTGAACAGAAAGAAAAGTGGAATAAGTTGGTTTCAACTAAAGGACTTGAATTGATAAAT ATTATGAATACCATAGACTTCGAACTTCATGTTCAGGAGCCCTTCTTTTCAATGTCAAGAg GTTCTATGATCCTTTTGAATAAATGTCTGGTGCTTGAAGTTCAG GATGTTCGTCATTATGCTACATTTTCTAAGATGTTAGAGGCTGAAAGCATTTCTCAAGTCCTTCCTGGAGTTAACTCCACTGAAGAAG GTTTGCAAACATATAGGAAATTTTATACAGAGGAGGAGGAAAGGTCTAATGGAGTCATTGCTATCTGTGTTTCTAATTTGGTGGTTCAGCCTGCTATCTCATTGGCTAGCATACTATCT GAACTGAGTTATGAAGGTGTTCAAAGTCTTTTGGGTCTTGCACATACTACTGGAACAATTAGTGATGCACTCCCCCCACCAAAATCAACACTTCTCTCATCATTCATGTTGCCATATAATCCAGAT GTCAAAGGCAGTACCCTAACTCACGGAGCTAGGGCTTTGGCTAAGCACGTCAACCAAAGTAGCAATAAGTACTGGGGTAATTTAAATGGAAGTG attcaaataaaaataaactcgCAATGGGAGTTATTGTGGATTTGATCATTAATTCTTGCTGgttgaatatgtatacttttcaACCCCATGGTGATGTCTTTGAGATAAGGGTTGCTGAAGGTTACGGTGCACGCTGGTCAAAGGACGGTTATAAG TTCATTGGATTTCTAGAACCGTACATGGATGATGGTCACTTAAAGGGATGGAAACATTGA
- the LOC107951164 gene encoding uncharacterized protein isoform X5, translating into MKRLRECIEEVTKFSLQSHINKSLNFELQLSPEFCSNLLLDSDPIDSNPDISKGVPSYPLYKHLALALNQSIVSGFICCRQGNSALMRDEISSEQKEKWNKLVSTKGLELINIMNTIDFELHVQEPFFSMSRDGFKTIEGWCAVGKYNNIEPGSMILLNKCLVLEVQDVRHYATFSKMLEAESISQVLPGVNSTEEAGLQTYRKFYTEEEERSNGVIAICVSNLVVQPAISLASILSVKGSTLTHGARALAKHVNQSSNKYWGNLNGSDSNKNKLAMGVIVDLIINSCWLNMYTFQPHGDVFEIRVAEGYGARWSKDGYKFIGFLEPYMDDGHLKGWKH; encoded by the exons ATGAAGAGATTAAGGGAATGCATAGAAGAAGTAACGAAGTTCAGTCTTCAATCTCACATTAACAAATCCCTCAATTTTGAACTTCAACTCTCCCCTGAGTTCTGCTCCAACCTCCTCCTCGATTCCGACCCCATCGATTCCAATCCAG ATATTTCAAAAGGAGTTCCTTCATATCCTTTATACAAGCATTTGGCATTGGCTTTGAACCAATCCATAGTTTCCGGCTTCATTTGCTGTAGACAAGGCAATTCAGCATTGATGCGCGATGAGATTTCTTCTGAACAGAAAGAAAAGTGGAATAAGTTGGTTTCAACTAAAGGACTTGAATTGATAAAT ATTATGAATACCATAGACTTCGAACTTCATGTTCAGGAGCCCTTCTTTTCAATGTCAAGAg ATGGCTTTAAGACAATTGAAGGATGGTGTGCTGTTGGCAAATACAATAA tattgaACCAGGTTCTATGATCCTTTTGAATAAATGTCTGGTGCTTGAAGTTCAG GATGTTCGTCATTATGCTACATTTTCTAAGATGTTAGAGGCTGAAAGCATTTCTCAAGTCCTTCCTGGAGTTAACTCCACTGAAGAAG cAGGTTTGCAAACATATAGGAAATTTTATACAGAGGAGGAGGAAAGGTCTAATGGAGTCATTGCTATCTGTGTTTCTAATTTGGTGGTTCAGCCTGCTATCTCATTGGCTAGCATACTATCT GTCAAAGGCAGTACCCTAACTCACGGAGCTAGGGCTTTGGCTAAGCACGTCAACCAAAGTAGCAATAAGTACTGGGGTAATTTAAATGGAAGTG attcaaataaaaataaactcgCAATGGGAGTTATTGTGGATTTGATCATTAATTCTTGCTGgttgaatatgtatacttttcaACCCCATGGTGATGTCTTTGAGATAAGGGTTGCTGAAGGTTACGGTGCACGCTGGTCAAAGGACGGTTATAAG TTCATTGGATTTCTAGAACCGTACATGGATGATGGTCACTTAAAGGGATGGAAACATTGA
- the LOC107951164 gene encoding uncharacterized protein isoform X3 has translation MKRLRECIEEVTKFSLQSHINKSLNFELQLSPEFCSNLLLDSDPIDSNPDISKGVPSYPLYKHLALALNQSIVSGFICCRQGNSALMRDEISSEQKEKWNKLVSTKGLELINIMNTIDFELHVQEPFFSMSRGSMILLNKCLVLEVQDVRHYATFSKMLEAESISQVLPGVNSTEEAGLQTYRKFYTEEEERSNGVIAICVSNLVVQPAISLASILSELSYEGVQSLLGLAHTTGTISDALPPPKSTLLSSFMLPYNPDVKGSTLTHGARALAKHVNQSSNKYWGNLNGSDSNKNKLAMGVIVDLIINSCWLNMYTFQPHGDVFEIRVAEGYGARWSKDGYKFIGFLEPYMDDGHLKGWKH, from the exons ATGAAGAGATTAAGGGAATGCATAGAAGAAGTAACGAAGTTCAGTCTTCAATCTCACATTAACAAATCCCTCAATTTTGAACTTCAACTCTCCCCTGAGTTCTGCTCCAACCTCCTCCTCGATTCCGACCCCATCGATTCCAATCCAG ATATTTCAAAAGGAGTTCCTTCATATCCTTTATACAAGCATTTGGCATTGGCTTTGAACCAATCCATAGTTTCCGGCTTCATTTGCTGTAGACAAGGCAATTCAGCATTGATGCGCGATGAGATTTCTTCTGAACAGAAAGAAAAGTGGAATAAGTTGGTTTCAACTAAAGGACTTGAATTGATAAAT ATTATGAATACCATAGACTTCGAACTTCATGTTCAGGAGCCCTTCTTTTCAATGTCAAGAg GTTCTATGATCCTTTTGAATAAATGTCTGGTGCTTGAAGTTCAG GATGTTCGTCATTATGCTACATTTTCTAAGATGTTAGAGGCTGAAAGCATTTCTCAAGTCCTTCCTGGAGTTAACTCCACTGAAGAAG cAGGTTTGCAAACATATAGGAAATTTTATACAGAGGAGGAGGAAAGGTCTAATGGAGTCATTGCTATCTGTGTTTCTAATTTGGTGGTTCAGCCTGCTATCTCATTGGCTAGCATACTATCT GAACTGAGTTATGAAGGTGTTCAAAGTCTTTTGGGTCTTGCACATACTACTGGAACAATTAGTGATGCACTCCCCCCACCAAAATCAACACTTCTCTCATCATTCATGTTGCCATATAATCCAGAT GTCAAAGGCAGTACCCTAACTCACGGAGCTAGGGCTTTGGCTAAGCACGTCAACCAAAGTAGCAATAAGTACTGGGGTAATTTAAATGGAAGTG attcaaataaaaataaactcgCAATGGGAGTTATTGTGGATTTGATCATTAATTCTTGCTGgttgaatatgtatacttttcaACCCCATGGTGATGTCTTTGAGATAAGGGTTGCTGAAGGTTACGGTGCACGCTGGTCAAAGGACGGTTATAAG TTCATTGGATTTCTAGAACCGTACATGGATGATGGTCACTTAAAGGGATGGAAACATTGA
- the LOC107951164 gene encoding uncharacterized protein isoform X6 → MKRLRECIEEVTKFSLQSHINKSLNFELQLSPEFCSNLLLDSDPIDSNPDISKGVPSYPLYKHLALALNQSIVSGFICCRQGNSALMRDEISSEQKEKWNKLVSTKGLELINIMNTIDFELHVQEPFFSMSRDGFKTIEGWCAVGKYNNIEPGSMILLNKCLVLEVQDVRHYATFSKMLEAESISQVLPGVNSTEEGLQTYRKFYTEEEERSNGVIAICVSNLVVQPAISLASILSVKGSTLTHGARALAKHVNQSSNKYWGNLNGSDSNKNKLAMGVIVDLIINSCWLNMYTFQPHGDVFEIRVAEGYGARWSKDGYKFIGFLEPYMDDGHLKGWKH, encoded by the exons ATGAAGAGATTAAGGGAATGCATAGAAGAAGTAACGAAGTTCAGTCTTCAATCTCACATTAACAAATCCCTCAATTTTGAACTTCAACTCTCCCCTGAGTTCTGCTCCAACCTCCTCCTCGATTCCGACCCCATCGATTCCAATCCAG ATATTTCAAAAGGAGTTCCTTCATATCCTTTATACAAGCATTTGGCATTGGCTTTGAACCAATCCATAGTTTCCGGCTTCATTTGCTGTAGACAAGGCAATTCAGCATTGATGCGCGATGAGATTTCTTCTGAACAGAAAGAAAAGTGGAATAAGTTGGTTTCAACTAAAGGACTTGAATTGATAAAT ATTATGAATACCATAGACTTCGAACTTCATGTTCAGGAGCCCTTCTTTTCAATGTCAAGAg ATGGCTTTAAGACAATTGAAGGATGGTGTGCTGTTGGCAAATACAATAA tattgaACCAGGTTCTATGATCCTTTTGAATAAATGTCTGGTGCTTGAAGTTCAG GATGTTCGTCATTATGCTACATTTTCTAAGATGTTAGAGGCTGAAAGCATTTCTCAAGTCCTTCCTGGAGTTAACTCCACTGAAGAAG GTTTGCAAACATATAGGAAATTTTATACAGAGGAGGAGGAAAGGTCTAATGGAGTCATTGCTATCTGTGTTTCTAATTTGGTGGTTCAGCCTGCTATCTCATTGGCTAGCATACTATCT GTCAAAGGCAGTACCCTAACTCACGGAGCTAGGGCTTTGGCTAAGCACGTCAACCAAAGTAGCAATAAGTACTGGGGTAATTTAAATGGAAGTG attcaaataaaaataaactcgCAATGGGAGTTATTGTGGATTTGATCATTAATTCTTGCTGgttgaatatgtatacttttcaACCCCATGGTGATGTCTTTGAGATAAGGGTTGCTGAAGGTTACGGTGCACGCTGGTCAAAGGACGGTTATAAG TTCATTGGATTTCTAGAACCGTACATGGATGATGGTCACTTAAAGGGATGGAAACATTGA
- the LOC107951164 gene encoding uncharacterized protein isoform X8 — protein sequence MKRLRECIEEVTKFSLQSHINKSLNFELQLSPEFCSNLLLDSDPIDSNPDISKGVPSYPLYKHLALALNQSIVSGFICCRQGNSALMRDEISSEQKEKWNKLVSTKGLELINIMNTIDFELHVQEPFFSMSRGSMILLNKCLVLEVQDVRHYATFSKMLEAESISQVLPGVNSTEEGLQTYRKFYTEEEERSNGVIAICVSNLVVQPAISLASILSVKGSTLTHGARALAKHVNQSSNKYWGNLNGSDSNKNKLAMGVIVDLIINSCWLNMYTFQPHGDVFEIRVAEGYGARWSKDGYKFIGFLEPYMDDGHLKGWKH from the exons ATGAAGAGATTAAGGGAATGCATAGAAGAAGTAACGAAGTTCAGTCTTCAATCTCACATTAACAAATCCCTCAATTTTGAACTTCAACTCTCCCCTGAGTTCTGCTCCAACCTCCTCCTCGATTCCGACCCCATCGATTCCAATCCAG ATATTTCAAAAGGAGTTCCTTCATATCCTTTATACAAGCATTTGGCATTGGCTTTGAACCAATCCATAGTTTCCGGCTTCATTTGCTGTAGACAAGGCAATTCAGCATTGATGCGCGATGAGATTTCTTCTGAACAGAAAGAAAAGTGGAATAAGTTGGTTTCAACTAAAGGACTTGAATTGATAAAT ATTATGAATACCATAGACTTCGAACTTCATGTTCAGGAGCCCTTCTTTTCAATGTCAAGAg GTTCTATGATCCTTTTGAATAAATGTCTGGTGCTTGAAGTTCAG GATGTTCGTCATTATGCTACATTTTCTAAGATGTTAGAGGCTGAAAGCATTTCTCAAGTCCTTCCTGGAGTTAACTCCACTGAAGAAG GTTTGCAAACATATAGGAAATTTTATACAGAGGAGGAGGAAAGGTCTAATGGAGTCATTGCTATCTGTGTTTCTAATTTGGTGGTTCAGCCTGCTATCTCATTGGCTAGCATACTATCT GTCAAAGGCAGTACCCTAACTCACGGAGCTAGGGCTTTGGCTAAGCACGTCAACCAAAGTAGCAATAAGTACTGGGGTAATTTAAATGGAAGTG attcaaataaaaataaactcgCAATGGGAGTTATTGTGGATTTGATCATTAATTCTTGCTGgttgaatatgtatacttttcaACCCCATGGTGATGTCTTTGAGATAAGGGTTGCTGAAGGTTACGGTGCACGCTGGTCAAAGGACGGTTATAAG TTCATTGGATTTCTAGAACCGTACATGGATGATGGTCACTTAAAGGGATGGAAACATTGA